A stretch of DNA from Elusimicrobiota bacterium:
GAGGTAAGTATTTTATATGAGCGATAATCATGTTACAAAACAAGAATATGATAAAATGATAGAACAAATGGAAAAGATGAAGAAGCGGAGGAAAGAGTTATCAGCCGCTATAGGCGAAGCCCGGGAACAAGGCGACCTACGTGAGAACGCGGAGTATGATGCGGCAAAAGATGCGCAGGGACTCAACGAAAAACGTATTTTTGAGCTACAGGAATTGATCGCAACTTCTACAATAATAGACTACAGCAAA
This window harbors:
- the greA gene encoding transcription elongation factor GreA, coding for MSDNHVTKQEYDKMIEQMEKMKKRRKELSAAIGEAREQGDLRENAEYDAAKDAQGLNEKRIFELQELIATSTIIDYSKIPTDSVLIGATVKLIDLKTKEEVEYTLVAPGNLDFSVGNISLSSPLAQGLLNHKEGDEVSVQVPAGKLNYKVLKIYRK